In the genome of Polaribacter sp. MED152, one region contains:
- a CDS encoding carboxypeptidase-like regulatory domain-containing protein: MKKTIYLLILLLSHQTISCQKKLISGKIIDNITQKGIYNVHVYSAKLGEGTITNADGNFYLIVTNNDNLHFSCVGFEKQSIQLSDNDTGNLVIKMNQKIESLDEIVVSTKTLTANEILNKVFDNFEKNHYVEPVYYNFYNRVINYKKDSTLQSIEEYAGTIKQNRAHFTKYNIEKGRIKYVTKDSVQQLKKHRVVAMDKMYTDNIYKYREDYLKKKGLKKYTYKVIGRTNFLDRNCYEISFYTDKSTYYKKGILYIDMQDFAIIRKILLDNDNEILNDITFKKENDKWYLKKAEDFHTGYYTPNLTEKRITLYNFKTIENNNLNFIKLTSGDFSTQFTSDFNDKYWENKNFIPLPNWIKEQLY; encoded by the coding sequence ATGAAAAAAACAATTTATTTGCTCATATTATTACTTTCTCATCAAACTATATCTTGTCAGAAAAAATTAATTTCAGGAAAAATTATAGATAATATAACTCAAAAAGGTATATATAATGTTCACGTATATTCTGCTAAATTAGGAGAAGGTACAATTACCAATGCTGATGGTAATTTTTATTTAATAGTTACTAATAATGATAATTTGCATTTCTCTTGCGTTGGTTTTGAAAAACAATCCATACAATTATCAGACAATGATACAGGTAATTTAGTTATCAAAATGAACCAAAAAATTGAAAGTTTAGATGAAATAGTTGTCAGCACAAAAACATTAACTGCTAATGAAATATTAAACAAGGTTTTTGACAATTTTGAGAAAAATCATTATGTAGAACCAGTTTATTATAATTTTTATAATAGGGTTATTAATTATAAAAAGGATAGTACTTTACAATCAATAGAAGAATATGCTGGAACTATTAAACAAAACAGAGCACACTTTACAAAATACAATATAGAAAAAGGACGTATAAAATATGTTACAAAAGATTCTGTACAGCAATTGAAAAAGCATAGAGTAGTTGCTATGGATAAAATGTACACAGATAATATATATAAATACAGAGAAGATTATCTTAAGAAAAAGGGTTTGAAAAAATATACTTATAAAGTTATAGGAAGAACTAATTTTTTAGATAGAAACTGTTATGAAATATCATTTTATACTGATAAAAGCACCTACTATAAAAAAGGAATATTGTACATAGATATGCAAGATTTTGCAATAATCAGAAAGATATTATTAGACAACGATAATGAAATTTTGAATGATATTACTTTTAAAAAAGAAAATGATAAATGGTATTTAAAGAAAGCAGAAGATTTTCATACTGGGTATTATACCCCAAATTTGACTGAAAAACGAATTACTTTATATAACTTTAAAACTATAGAAAACAATAATTTAAATTTTATAAAATTAACATCAGGAGATTTTAGCACTCAATTTACCAGTGATTTTAATGATAAATACTGGGAAAACAAAAATTTTATACCATTACCAAATTGGATAAAAGAACAACTTTATTAA
- a CDS encoding DUF421 domain-containing protein, which translates to MKEWIYTNSINLKFILISTIVVYIVIIVLTRMFGKRSFSKMSSFDFACTIAIGSVIASTLLSKSVPLFDGLFGLTCIFLLQAITAFLRRFDFFCKTVDNSPLLLMDKDKILWDNLKKAKVTESDLQGKLREANVIRISEIKAVVFESTGDISVLHSSVDEEIEDWLLEGVARK; encoded by the coding sequence ATGAAAGAGTGGATCTACACAAATAGTATTAATCTAAAATTTATTTTAATCTCTACAATTGTTGTTTATATTGTTATTATTGTTTTAACGAGAATGTTTGGGAAACGCAGTTTTTCTAAAATGTCTAGTTTCGATTTTGCTTGTACAATAGCTATTGGTAGTGTTATTGCATCAACACTTTTAAGCAAATCTGTGCCTTTGTTCGATGGCTTATTTGGGTTAACATGTATCTTCTTACTCCAAGCAATAACTGCATTTTTAAGAAGGTTCGATTTCTTTTGTAAAACAGTAGACAATTCACCTTTACTTCTTATGGATAAAGATAAAATACTTTGGGATAATCTAAAAAAGGCCAAAGTTACAGAAAGTGATTTACAAGGTAAGTTAAGAGAAGCAAACGTAATTAGAATATCAGAAATTAAAGCAGTTGTTTTTGAATCTACAGGAGATATTTCTGTGCTACATTCAAGTGTAGATGAAGAAATTGAAGATTGGTTGTTAGAGGGTGTTGCTAGAAAATAA
- the thrC gene encoding threonine synthase: MQYYSLHHKSPKTSFKKAVIEGLAKDRGIYFPEEITPLDTAFIQNISDYTNHEIAFEVIKQFVGNDIPEPILKEIIKNTLTFDFPIEKITNQISSLELFHGPTMAFKDVGAKFMAQCLEYFNKDNDEEVTVLVATSGDTGGAVANGFLGAKGVNVVILYPSGKVSDIQEKQLTTLGKNITALEVDGVFDDCQEMVKTAFLDDEIERKLTSANSINIARWLPQMFYFFFAYKALHQKKKDLVFSVPSGNFGNICAGIMAQKLGLPVKHFVASTNVNDTVPNYLKSGEYKPKPSKATISNAMDVGNPSNFIRIRELFNNDLQQLKNSFSSYSFSDDETREKMQDIYDISGYVSDPHGAVGYLGLEKYSLQENEIGIFLETAHPVKFLDVVESTLPVSVAIPEQIKKVIDKEKVALKISTYEDLKSYLME, from the coding sequence ATGCAATATTATAGTTTACACCATAAATCACCCAAAACAAGTTTTAAAAAAGCTGTAATAGAAGGTTTAGCGAAAGACAGAGGAATCTATTTTCCAGAAGAAATAACACCTTTAGATACTGCATTTATTCAAAATATTTCAGATTACACAAATCATGAAATTGCCTTTGAAGTAATTAAACAATTTGTAGGTAATGATATTCCTGAGCCTATTTTAAAAGAGATTATAAAAAATACACTTACTTTCGATTTTCCTATCGAAAAAATTACAAATCAAATTTCATCACTAGAGCTTTTTCATGGCCCAACAATGGCTTTTAAAGATGTTGGCGCTAAATTTATGGCTCAATGTTTAGAATATTTCAATAAAGATAATGATGAAGAAGTTACTGTTTTAGTGGCTACTTCTGGTGATACTGGAGGTGCAGTAGCTAATGGCTTTTTAGGCGCAAAAGGTGTAAATGTGGTAATCTTATATCCTTCAGGAAAAGTGAGCGATATTCAAGAAAAGCAACTTACAACTTTAGGTAAAAATATTACAGCTTTAGAAGTTGATGGCGTCTTTGACGATTGCCAAGAAATGGTAAAAACTGCATTCTTAGATGATGAAATTGAAAGGAAATTAACCTCAGCAAATTCAATAAATATTGCAAGATGGTTACCACAAATGTTCTACTTTTTCTTTGCTTATAAAGCACTACATCAAAAAAAGAAAGACTTGGTTTTTTCTGTTCCAAGTGGAAATTTTGGTAATATTTGCGCAGGAATTATGGCTCAAAAGTTAGGTTTGCCAGTGAAACATTTTGTTGCATCTACCAATGTAAACGATACTGTGCCTAATTATTTAAAAAGTGGTGAGTATAAACCTAAACCATCTAAAGCAACCATTTCTAATGCTATGGATGTTGGTAATCCTAGCAACTTTATAAGAATTAGAGAATTATTTAATAATGATTTACAACAATTAAAAAATTCATTTTCTTCTTATTCTTTTTCTGATGATGAAACTCGAGAAAAAATGCAAGATATTTATGACATTTCTGGCTATGTGTCAGATCCTCATGGAGCTGTTGGTTATTTAGGTCTAGAAAAATATAGTTTACAAGAAAACGAAATTGGTATCTTTTTAGAAACTGCACATCCTGTTAAATTTCTAGATGTTGTAGAAAGCACTTTACCTGTTAGTGTTGCAATACCAGAGCAAATTAAGAAGGTAATTGATAAAGAAAAAGTTGCTTTAAAAATTAGTACTTACGAAGATTTAAAATCTTATTTAATGGAATAA
- a CDS encoding ligase-associated DNA damage response DEXH box helicase: MSNFKQSQGYQIIQNWMQEKGHEPFSFQSQTWERYHNNFSGMVVAPTGFGKTFSVFLAVVIDYLNHPNKYKKGLKLIWISPLRSLAKDLAKAMNDAVEEIGLDWAVEVRNGDTATKDRRRQERLMPDVLLTTPETLHLLFSQKKNSRWFKNVTCIAVDEWHELLGSKRGVLTEIAIARIRNLSPKLRIWGISATIGNLEEAKEVLIPYDVKTTMIRAKEKKKIKITSLLPDQVEELSWAGHLGKQMSSKIIPIIYENTTTLIFTNTRNQSELWYQIIIDEEPDLIGQIAIHHGSIDKVQRNWIEEAISQGLLKAVVCTSSLDLGVDFKPVDCVIQIGSAKGIARFMQRAGRSGHSPFETSKMYAVPTHSLQLIEVAAVKEAVKQKEIEARQPYVLTYDILVQFLVTLAVGEGFKPEETYAFIKQIHAFHYLTKEEFDWCIHFITQGGNTLNSYEEFHKVVLEDDGFYRVKSRRIAMNHRMNIGVIVGEVMLFVKFFSGGYIGMVEEYFISKLNKGDAFVLGGKVVEIQQIKDMTVLVKRSKKKKAITPSWMGGRLPLTSGLTHFLRLKLSDALTPNNRERELKFLYPLLKRQETNSHIPRHDEFLIEMIETKEGFHLFVYPFEGRLVHEIMASLIAYRISQIKKLTFTIAMNDYGFELLSDQEIPLTDENMNAIFSKENLIKDVTASINASEMASRKFRDIAVVAGLVIQTQPGKRKTNKSLQSSSGLIFRVLNDYEPSNLLLKQAYNEVFDYELEKVRLQAAFQRISKSKIILKKASNFTPLSFPLKVDSLRGTMSNEDLSKRIERIQKQALK; encoded by the coding sequence TTGAGCAACTTTAAACAAAGCCAAGGTTATCAAATCATCCAAAACTGGATGCAAGAAAAAGGTCATGAACCTTTTAGTTTTCAGTCGCAAACTTGGGAACGTTATCATAACAATTTTAGTGGAATGGTGGTAGCTCCAACTGGATTTGGAAAAACATTTTCGGTTTTTCTAGCAGTGGTTATCGATTATTTAAATCATCCAAATAAATATAAAAAAGGATTAAAATTAATTTGGATTAGTCCCTTAAGGTCTTTGGCCAAAGATTTGGCAAAAGCAATGAATGATGCTGTAGAAGAAATAGGTTTAGATTGGGCAGTAGAAGTTAGGAATGGAGATACAGCTACTAAAGATAGAAGACGTCAAGAACGTTTAATGCCAGACGTTTTATTGACAACACCAGAAACCCTACACTTATTATTTTCTCAAAAGAAAAACTCAAGATGGTTTAAAAATGTTACTTGTATTGCTGTAGATGAATGGCATGAATTGTTGGGTTCTAAACGTGGTGTTTTAACAGAAATAGCCATTGCAAGAATTCGAAATTTATCACCCAAGTTAAGAATTTGGGGAATTTCTGCAACCATAGGCAACTTAGAAGAGGCAAAAGAGGTTTTAATTCCTTATGATGTAAAAACTACCATGATTCGTGCTAAAGAAAAGAAAAAAATTAAGATTACTTCTTTGTTGCCAGATCAAGTAGAAGAATTGTCTTGGGCAGGTCATTTGGGTAAACAAATGAGCTCAAAAATAATTCCGATTATTTATGAAAACACAACAACCTTAATATTTACTAATACAAGAAATCAAAGTGAACTTTGGTATCAAATAATTATTGATGAAGAGCCAGATTTAATTGGTCAAATTGCCATACATCATGGTTCTATAGATAAAGTTCAACGTAATTGGATTGAAGAAGCAATATCTCAAGGATTGTTAAAAGCTGTAGTTTGTACGTCATCATTAGATTTAGGGGTAGATTTTAAACCAGTAGATTGTGTAATTCAAATTGGTTCTGCAAAAGGAATTGCACGTTTTATGCAAAGAGCTGGTAGAAGTGGGCACTCTCCTTTTGAAACCTCTAAAATGTATGCAGTTCCTACACATTCTTTACAATTAATAGAAGTTGCTGCAGTAAAAGAGGCTGTAAAGCAAAAGGAAATTGAAGCCAGACAACCTTACGTATTAACCTATGATATTTTAGTGCAATTTTTAGTAACACTTGCAGTTGGTGAAGGTTTTAAACCAGAGGAAACCTATGCGTTTATCAAACAAATTCATGCCTTTCATTACTTAACAAAAGAAGAATTTGATTGGTGTATTCATTTTATTACTCAAGGTGGAAATACCTTAAATAGTTATGAGGAGTTTCATAAAGTAGTGCTTGAAGATGATGGCTTTTACAGAGTAAAAAGTAGAAGAATTGCCATGAATCATAGAATGAATATTGGGGTAATTGTGGGTGAAGTGATGCTTTTTGTAAAATTCTTTTCTGGGGGATATATAGGTATGGTTGAAGAGTATTTTATTTCTAAATTAAATAAAGGTGATGCTTTTGTTTTAGGAGGAAAAGTTGTAGAAATACAACAAATAAAAGACATGACAGTTCTGGTAAAAAGGAGCAAAAAGAAAAAAGCAATAACTCCAAGTTGGATGGGAGGAAGACTGCCTTTAACATCTGGCTTAACTCATTTTTTACGATTAAAACTAAGTGATGCTTTAACACCAAATAACAGAGAAAGAGAACTTAAGTTTCTCTATCCTTTATTAAAAAGACAAGAAACGAATTCGCATATTCCAAGGCATGATGAATTTTTAATAGAAATGATCGAAACCAAAGAAGGTTTTCATCTTTTTGTATATCCTTTTGAGGGTAGATTGGTACACGAAATTATGGCTTCTTTAATTGCTTACAGAATTAGTCAAATTAAGAAATTAACGTTTACTATTGCCATGAATGATTATGGTTTTGAGTTGTTAAGTGATCAAGAAATTCCGTTAACTGACGAAAATATGAATGCTATATTTTCTAAAGAAAATTTAATTAAAGATGTTACAGCAAGTATTAATGCAAGTGAAATGGCTTCACGTAAATTTAGAGATATTGCAGTAGTTGCTGGTTTAGTAATACAAACACAGCCAGGTAAACGCAAAACAAATAAAAGTTTACAATCATCATCTGGTTTAATATTTAGAGTGTTGAATGATTATGAGCCTTCTAATCTTTTACTGAAACAAGCCTATAATGAAGTGTTTGATTATGAGCTAGAAAAAGTACGTTTACAAGCTGCTTTTCAACGTATTTCTAAGAGTAAAATTATTTTGAAAAAAGCCAGTAATTTTACACCTTTGAGCTTTCCTTTAAAAGTAGATAGTTTAAGAGGTACAATGAGTAACGAAGACTTAAGCAAACGTATAGAGCGTATACAAAAGCAGGCTTTAAAATGA
- the pdeM gene encoding ligase-associated DNA damage response endonuclease PdeM encodes MMQNISIISKTIPCSDEVLELTNQRVIYWKAEKSLILSDLHIGKSAHFQKSGIPIPKNVLTTDLERLKQLILHFKAENLIIVGDLFHAEYNSDLDEFKTWLTQFSNLSIQLIKGNHDRFSNSIYEQFKIEVFKKDLVLNCLKFVHDFLTPSPDYFTISGHTHPGVFIKGKGKQRIKLPCFQVTNNQLILPAFSLFTGLNTRSAPKNCKNYCFTNDGIFEI; translated from the coding sequence ATGATGCAAAACATTTCTATTATTTCTAAAACTATTCCTTGTAGTGATGAAGTTTTAGAACTTACCAATCAACGTGTAATTTACTGGAAAGCTGAAAAAAGTTTAATTTTGAGTGATTTGCATATTGGTAAATCTGCTCACTTTCAAAAGAGTGGAATTCCTATTCCTAAGAATGTTTTAACTACAGATTTAGAAAGATTAAAGCAACTCATTTTACATTTTAAAGCAGAAAATTTAATTATAGTTGGCGATTTATTTCATGCAGAGTACAATTCAGATTTAGATGAATTTAAAACTTGGCTTACCCAATTTTCTAATTTATCTATACAATTAATTAAAGGAAATCATGATCGGTTTTCTAACTCGATTTATGAACAATTTAAAATCGAAGTTTTCAAGAAGGATTTAGTGTTAAATTGCTTAAAATTTGTGCATGATTTTCTAACACCTTCTCCAGATTATTTTACAATTTCTGGGCACACACATCCAGGAGTTTTTATAAAAGGAAAAGGTAAGCAACGAATAAAATTACCTTGTTTTCAGGTAACCAATAACCAATTAATTTTACCTGCATTTAGTTTGTTTACGGGATTAAATACTAGAAGTGCGCCTAAAAACTGTAAGAATTATTGTTTTACCAATGATGGTATTTTCGAAATATAA
- a CDS encoding VOC family protein, which translates to MKVQAYLAFDGNCQEALNFYGDLFNADIKNKETYEDKKIDVPLNYRKKLQHAELKGKGIHLMAYDAAPDTPLNNGNTISISVDLTDKDEAEDVFNNLSAEGITHHNFREREWGYFGRCTDKYGISWMVNCNC; encoded by the coding sequence ATGAAGGTACAAGCTTATTTAGCGTTTGATGGTAATTGTCAGGAAGCATTAAATTTTTATGGAGACTTATTTAATGCAGATATAAAGAACAAAGAAACCTATGAAGATAAAAAGATTGATGTACCATTAAACTACAGAAAAAAATTGCAACATGCAGAGTTAAAAGGTAAAGGCATTCACTTAATGGCTTATGATGCAGCTCCAGATACACCATTAAACAACGGAAATACAATTAGCATTAGCGTAGATTTAACTGATAAAGATGAAGCAGAAGATGTATTTAATAATTTATCAGCAGAAGGAATAACACATCATAACTTTAGAGAAAGAGAATGGGGTTATTTTGGAAGATGTACAGACAAATACGGAATTAGTTGGATGGTAAATTGCAACTGTTAA
- a CDS encoding bifunctional 4-hydroxy-2-oxoglutarate aldolase/2-dehydro-3-deoxy-phosphogluconate aldolase — protein sequence MAQYSRLEVAQVMKDTGLVPLFFNSDIETSKKVLKACYDGGARLLEFTARGDFALEVFTALTKYAIAELPGMIMGVGSVTDAAAASLYMQNGANFIVTPVLREDIALVCNRRKVLWSPGCGSLTEIARAEELGCEIVKLFPGGIYGPDFVKAIKGPCQWTSIMPTGGVSPTRENLEGWFNAGVTCVGMGSKLIAKDANGNFDLDKIESMTKQALDIIKDLRS from the coding sequence ATGGCACAATATTCAAGATTAGAAGTAGCACAAGTAATGAAAGATACAGGTTTAGTGCCTTTATTTTTTAACAGTGATATAGAAACAAGCAAAAAAGTTTTAAAAGCGTGTTATGATGGTGGAGCAAGATTATTAGAATTTACAGCACGTGGTGATTTTGCTTTAGAAGTTTTTACAGCACTTACCAAATATGCAATTGCAGAATTACCAGGTATGATTATGGGAGTTGGTTCTGTAACAGATGCAGCAGCAGCTTCCCTATACATGCAAAATGGTGCTAACTTTATTGTTACTCCAGTTTTAAGAGAAGATATTGCTTTGGTTTGTAATAGACGTAAAGTATTATGGTCTCCAGGATGTGGTTCTTTAACAGAAATTGCAAGAGCAGAAGAATTAGGATGTGAAATCGTAAAATTATTTCCAGGTGGAATTTACGGTCCAGACTTTGTAAAAGCAATTAAAGGCCCTTGTCAATGGACAAGCATTATGCCAACAGGTGGTGTATCTCCAACCAGAGAAAATTTAGAAGGATGGTTCAATGCAGGTGTTACTTGTGTTGGAATGGGATCAAAATTAATAGCAAAAGATGCTAATGGTAATTTTGATTTAGATAAAATTGAAAGTATGACAAAGCAAGCCTTAGATATTATTAAAGATTTAAGGAGCTAG
- a CDS encoding ATP-dependent DNA ligase yields the protein MKDFSNLISAIEITNKTNAKIEALVNYFKVAPDKDKLWLIALFTGKRPSRPVKSNLMKEWCMQITQLPEWLFLESYSSVGDLGETLALLLPNPENEIEKPLHVWIDELINLKSKTDEEKKEYVLNAWNGLKAQERLIFNKLIGGSFRIGVSKKTLVNALAKLSGIDVNQLMHSIIGNWTPNTISFDDLLSGEHINYDNSKPYPFCLAYALEKDLEDLGSENEWQVEYKWDGIRGQIIKREGEVFIWSRGEELVTQQFPEIVEAVSQLPGSFVIDGEILAIKDSAVLLFNDLQKRLNRKNVTKKLLEEVPVGLYVYDIIELNHIDLRQESMAQRRDKLEELFTQNTSDILKLSEVIQFKKWNELDNLRNAARSFNSEGLMLKKKSSIYHVGRKKGEWWKWKVDPLTIDAVMIYAQKGSGRRSSKYTDYTFAVQNEDKLVTVAKAYSGLTDKEITEISRWVNKNAIEKFGPVRTVKPELVFEIAFEGIAYSKRHKSGVALRFPRMKRWRKDKTVKDIDTIESVKALIEAN from the coding sequence ATGAAAGACTTTTCTAACCTTATAAGTGCTATTGAAATCACGAATAAAACTAATGCTAAAATTGAAGCACTAGTCAATTATTTTAAAGTAGCTCCAGATAAAGATAAGTTGTGGTTAATCGCTCTATTTACAGGCAAAAGACCTAGCAGACCTGTAAAGTCGAACTTAATGAAAGAGTGGTGTATGCAAATTACTCAACTACCTGAATGGCTTTTTCTAGAAAGTTATTCTTCTGTAGGAGATTTAGGCGAAACTTTAGCCTTGTTATTGCCAAATCCAGAAAATGAAATTGAAAAACCACTACATGTTTGGATTGATGAACTCATCAACCTAAAATCAAAAACGGATGAAGAGAAAAAAGAATATGTTTTAAATGCTTGGAATGGCTTAAAGGCGCAAGAACGTTTAATTTTTAATAAATTAATTGGTGGAAGTTTTAGAATTGGCGTTTCTAAAAAAACACTTGTAAATGCTCTGGCAAAATTATCAGGTATAGATGTAAATCAATTAATGCACAGTATAATTGGTAATTGGACACCAAACACCATTTCTTTTGATGATTTATTGAGTGGTGAACATATTAATTACGACAATTCAAAACCATATCCTTTCTGCTTGGCTTATGCTTTAGAAAAAGATCTGGAAGATTTGGGCAGTGAAAATGAATGGCAGGTTGAGTATAAATGGGATGGTATTCGTGGTCAAATCATAAAAAGAGAAGGTGAAGTTTTTATTTGGTCTAGAGGAGAGGAATTGGTTACACAACAATTTCCAGAAATTGTAGAAGCAGTTTCACAATTACCAGGAAGTTTTGTTATTGATGGAGAAATTTTAGCCATAAAAGATAGTGCAGTATTGTTATTTAACGATTTGCAAAAACGGTTAAACCGTAAAAATGTTACTAAAAAGTTATTAGAAGAAGTACCTGTTGGTTTGTATGTTTATGATATTATTGAGTTAAATCATATTGATTTAAGGCAAGAATCAATGGCGCAAAGAAGAGATAAATTAGAAGAGCTATTTACACAAAATACAAGCGATATTTTAAAGCTATCAGAAGTAATTCAATTTAAAAAATGGAATGAATTAGATAATTTAAGAAATGCTGCAAGAAGTTTCAATAGCGAAGGTTTAATGCTAAAAAAGAAATCTTCTATATATCATGTAGGTCGTAAAAAAGGTGAATGGTGGAAATGGAAAGTAGATCCTTTAACCATAGATGCAGTTATGATTTATGCGCAAAAAGGAAGTGGAAGAAGAAGTTCTAAATACACAGATTATACCTTTGCAGTTCAAAATGAAGATAAATTAGTTACAGTTGCCAAAGCATATTCTGGCTTAACAGATAAAGAAATTACGGAAATTTCTAGATGGGTAAATAAAAATGCAATCGAAAAATTTGGGCCAGTAAGAACTGTAAAACCAGAATTAGTTTTCGAAATTGCTTTTGAAGGTATTGCCTATAGCAAACGTCACAAAAGTGGAGTTGCATTGCGTTTTCCAAGAATGAAACGTTGGCGAAAAGACAAAACTGTAAAAGATATTGACACCATAGAAAGTGTAAAAGCATTAATTGAGGCTAATTAA
- a CDS encoding homoserine kinase, which yields MNYLKVFSPATVANVSCGFDSLGFAVDTVGDEMTFTKTASKGVKITNITGAKLSYNVDENAASAVVQKMLIEAKADFGVELTISKGYSPGSGLGSSAASAAGAAFGANQLLGNIYSELKLVKFAMYGEEVACGSQIADNVAAAIYGGFVLIRSYDPLEIVKLPVPKELRLVAIHPQVEVKTKDAREVLPKQIDLKDAITQWANVGGLISGLYANDYKLISNSLVDIIVEPYRKKLIPYFDNVKNAALKSGALGAGISGSGPTIFALCKGDKSASDVHSAINESYKNKGIEYTLFTSKINNQGIKILESN from the coding sequence ATGAACTATTTAAAAGTATTTTCTCCTGCTACTGTAGCAAATGTCTCTTGTGGTTTCGACTCTCTTGGTTTTGCTGTTGATACAGTTGGAGATGAAATGACATTTACAAAAACAGCAAGCAAAGGTGTAAAAATCACCAATATTACTGGAGCAAAATTATCTTATAATGTAGATGAAAATGCAGCAAGTGCAGTAGTTCAAAAAATGTTGATTGAGGCTAAAGCCGATTTTGGAGTAGAATTAACCATATCAAAAGGTTATTCTCCTGGAAGTGGCTTAGGCAGTTCTGCAGCAAGTGCAGCAGGTGCAGCTTTTGGAGCAAATCAATTATTAGGAAATATTTACTCAGAATTAAAATTGGTAAAGTTTGCCATGTATGGAGAAGAAGTGGCTTGTGGTTCACAAATTGCAGATAATGTTGCTGCTGCCATTTATGGAGGTTTTGTACTAATTAGAAGTTATGACCCCTTAGAAATTGTAAAACTTCCTGTACCCAAAGAATTAAGATTGGTGGCCATTCATCCTCAAGTAGAAGTCAAAACAAAAGATGCAAGAGAGGTTTTACCCAAACAAATTGACTTAAAAGATGCTATTACTCAATGGGCAAATGTTGGTGGATTAATTAGTGGCTTATATGCTAATGATTATAAGTTAATTAGCAATTCTCTTGTAGATATTATTGTAGAGCCTTATCGTAAAAAACTCATTCCTTATTTTGATAATGTTAAAAATGCAGCTTTAAAATCTGGTGCTTTAGGAGCTGGAATTTCTGGCTCAGGGCCAACCATTTTTGCGCTATGTAAAGGTGATAAAAGTGCAAGTGATGTTCACTCAGCAATTAATGAAAGCTACAAGAATAAAGGTATTGAATACACTTTATTTACCTCAAAAATTAACAACCAAGGAATTAAAATTTTAGAATCTAACTAA
- a CDS encoding ligase-associated DNA damage response exonuclease: MKFIKFTKKGIYCIPGKFYLDPWYPVDYAIISHGHADHARWGNKHYLCHNDSKAILKHRIGQDISIESMGYNEPKTINDVKVSFYPAGHIIGSAQIRLEYKGYVIVFSGDYKTQPDFLTVPFEPVKCNEFITESTFGLPIYKWKSELELQNELQNWVLQNQQNNRTSVFIGYSLGKAQRIMKLVEGVDDIFVHSAINNLNKAISNSGINIPNTTLITPDFNKKEIQNKIVILPPALLGSKMLKRIPNAATAICSGWMHIRGNRRWKGVDAGFAVSDHADWDGLLEAVKATEAEKVYVTHGSQAVFSKYLNEIGIEAHELKTEFGEDELAKQDTLKTETV, translated from the coding sequence TTGAAGTTTATAAAGTTTACAAAAAAAGGTATTTATTGCATTCCAGGTAAGTTCTATTTAGATCCATGGTATCCTGTAGACTATGCTATAATTTCACATGGTCATGCTGATCATGCAAGATGGGGTAACAAACACTACCTGTGTCATAATGATTCTAAAGCAATTTTAAAACACAGAATTGGGCAAGATATCTCCATAGAAAGTATGGGGTATAACGAACCTAAAACGATTAACGATGTAAAAGTTTCTTTTTATCCAGCAGGTCATATTATTGGCTCTGCACAAATTCGTTTAGAATATAAAGGTTATGTTATTGTGTTCTCTGGTGATTATAAAACCCAACCAGATTTTCTTACAGTGCCTTTCGAGCCTGTAAAATGTAATGAGTTCATTACAGAAAGCACTTTTGGTTTGCCTATTTATAAATGGAAAAGTGAATTAGAATTGCAAAACGAACTTCAAAATTGGGTGTTACAAAATCAGCAAAATAATAGAACAAGTGTTTTTATTGGTTACAGTTTAGGTAAAGCTCAAAGAATTATGAAGTTGGTAGAAGGTGTAGATGATATTTTTGTGCATTCTGCCATTAATAATTTAAACAAAGCCATTTCTAATTCAGGCATTAACATACCAAATACTACATTAATAACACCAGATTTCAATAAAAAAGAGATTCAAAACAAAATTGTAATTCTGCCACCAGCATTATTAGGTTCTAAAATGTTAAAACGCATTCCAAACGCAGCTACTGCTATTTGTTCAGGATGGATGCATATTCGTGGAAATAGAAGATGGAAAGGTGTAGATGCAGGTTTTGCAGTAAGTGATCATGCAGATTGGGATGGTTTGCTAGAAGCTGTGAAAGCTACAGAAGCAGAAAAAGTATATGTAACTCATGGCTCTCAGGCAGTTTTTTCTAAATATTTAAATGAAATTGGTATAGAAGCTCATGAGCTCAAAACAGAATTTGGAGAAGATGAATTAGCAAAACAAGACACTTTAAAAACCGAAACTGTTTAG